From a region of the Castanea sativa cultivar Marrone di Chiusa Pesio chromosome 10, ASM4071231v1 genome:
- the LOC142613618 gene encoding peroxidase 49-like: MSQLTSFLLVLSLCAFAPLCFSSKTKGGNLYPQFYDHSCPKAQEIVRSVLAKAVAKEARMAASILRLHFHDCFVQGCDASLLLDSSGSIVSEKGSVPNKNSARGFDVLDEIKSALEKECPRTVSCADLLAIAAKESTVLRGGPSWEVLLGRRDSRTASLSGSNNNIPAPNNTFPTILTKFKRQGLDIVDLVALLGSHTIGNARCTSFRQRLYNQSGNGQPDYTLDQSYAAQLKTRCPKSGGDQNLFFLDYVSPTKFDNNYYKNILASKGLLNSDQVLLTKNEGSRELVKQYAENSQLFFEQFPKSIVKMGNISPLTGSRGEIRTNCRKINS; the protein is encoded by the exons ATGTCTCAGCTCACTAGTTTTCTCTTGGTTCTTTCTCTTTGTGCTTTTGCTCCTCTTTGCTTCTCTAGCAAGACCAAAGGTGGTAACCTTTACCCACAGTTTTATGACCACTCTTGCCCAAAAGCTCAAGAGATTGTAAGGTCCGTACTGGCCAAGGCTGTGGCCAAAGAAGCCCGTATGGCAGCTTCAATTCTCAGGCTCCATTTCCATGATTGTTTTGTCCAG GGTTGTGATGCTTCATTACTGTTAGACAGCAGTGGAAGCATAGTCAGTGAGAAGGGATCAGTTCCTAACAAGAATTCAGCTCGAGGTTTTGATGTCCTCGATGAGATCAAATCTGCACTGGAGAAAGAGTGCCCTCGTACAGTATCTTGTGCTGACCTTTTGGCCATAGCTGCAAAAGAATCCACTGTTCTG AGAGGTGGGCCCAGCTGGGAGGTACTATTAGGCAGAAGAGACTCCAGAACTGCAAGCTTGAGCGGTTCTAACAACAATATTCCTGCCCCAAACAACACATTCCCGACCATCCTCACTAAGTTCAAGCGACAAGGGCTTGATATTGTTGATCTTGTTGCCCTGTTGG GGAGCCATACAATTGGAAATGCCCGGTGCACCAGCTTCAGGCAAAGACTGTACAACCAGTCAGGAAATGGACAGCCCGACTACACACTTGATCAATCATATGCGGCCCAATTGAAAACCCGATGCCCAAAATCTGGTGGTGATCAGAACCTGTTTTTCTTGGACTATGTCAGCCCAACAAAGTTTGATAACAACTACTACAAGAACATATTGGCTTCAAAGGGCCTTCTGAACTCTGATCAAGTTCTTTTAACCAAGAATGAAGGATCAAGGGAATTGGTAAAGCAATACGCAGAGAACAGCCAACTTTTCTTTGAGCAATTCCCTAAGTCCATTGTTAAGATGGGAAATATTTCTCCATTGACAGGTTCAAGGGGAGAGATTAGAACGAACTGCAGGAAGATTAACTCTTGA
- the LOC142613322 gene encoding phloretin 4'-O-glucosyltransferase-like isoform X1 — protein MEQQQPHFLLVTYPAQGHINPALQFANRLIHLGGGGRRVHVTFAITINAHRCMIKSPSPDGLSFATFSDGYDDGFKPEDKIQEYLDQLKRNGTKALTELIVSNANQGRPFTCLVYTLLIPWVAEVARELHLPSTLFWIQTAMVFDIYYYYYNGFADVIGNCNNDPSHSIQLPGLPLLTSHELPSFMLASNTYDYLLPIFQADIEALEKLSKPRVLVNTFDALEIEALKAIEKLNLVAVGPLIPSTYLDEKDQSNGSKDYMEWLNSKPESSVIYVSFGSMSVLMKQQMEEIARGLLDCGRPFLWVIRAKENGEEEKLSCKKELEEKGMIVPWCSQVYVLSHPSVGCFVTHCGWNSTLEGLFSGVPMVAFPQWTDQGTNAKLIEDVLKTGVKVTTNNNGIVVGDEIKRCLELVAGDGERGKEMRRNAMKWKELAREAVNQGGSSYSNLKAFVDECCG, from the coding sequence ATGGAGCAGCAACAGCCTCACTTCCTTCTCGTGACATATCCCGCACAAGGCCACATCAACCCAGCCCTCCAATTTGCCAACCGCCTTATTCActtaggaggaggaggaagaagagtGCATGTCACCTTTGCCATCACCATTAATGCCCACCGTTGCATGATCAAAAGCCCTTCTCCTGATGGCTTGTCATTTGCCACCTTCTCCGATGGCTACGATGACGGTTTCAAACCTGAGGACAAGATACAGGAGTACTTGGATCAACTCAAGCGCAATGGCACCAAAGCTCTAACTGAACTCATTGTGTCCAACGCCAACCAGGGACGTCCCTTCACCTGCTTGGTCTACACTTTGCTTATACCTTGGGTTGCTGAAGTGGCTCGTGAGCTTCACCTTCCTTCCACTCTTTTTTGGATTCAGACTGCCATGGTTTTCGACatttactactactactacaatGGTTTTGCTGATGTTATTGGGAACTGCAACAATGACCCATCGCATTCGATACAGTTACCGGGTTTGCCATTACTCACTAGCCATGAACTACCCTCTTTCATGCTTGCTTCAAACACTTATGATTATCTTCTCCCAATATTTCAAGCCGACATTGAGGCCCTTGAAAAGTTGAGCAAACCAAGAGTTCTAGTGAATACATTTGATGCACTAGAGATTGAGGCCTTAAAAGCGATCGAAAAACTTAATTTGGTTGCAGTTGGTCCTCTAATTCCATCTACTTATTTGGATGAAAAAGATCAATCGAATGGCTCCAAGGATTATATGGAATGGCTCAACTCTAAGCCTGAATCATCAGTGATTTATGTTTCATTTGGGAGTATGTCAGTGTTAATGAAGCAACAAATGGAGGAAATTGCACGCGGATTGTTAGATTGTGGGCGGCCCTTCTTGTGGGTCATAAGAGCTAAGGAAAATGGAGAAGAAGAGAAGTTGAGTTGCAAAAAGGAATTGGAAGAAAAAGGTATGATAGTACCATGGTGTTCCCAAGTGTATGTTTTGTCCCACCCTTCAGTGGGATGCTTTGTGACACATTGTGGATGGAATTCAACTTTGGAGGGTTTGTTTTCAGGGGTGCCAATGGTAGCTTTTCCACAATGGACAGATCAAGGGACGAATGCGAAGTTGATTGAAGATGTGTTGAAGACGGGTGTGAAGGTGACAACAAATAATAATGGGATTGTAGTAGGTGATGAAATTAAGAGGTGCTTGGAATTGGTCGCGGGAGAtggagagagagggaaagaaatGAGAAGGAATGCCATGAAATGGAAGGAGTTGGCTAGGGAGGCTGTCAACCAAGGTGGCTCTTCCTATAGTAATCTTAAGGCTTTTGTGGATGAGTGTTGTGGTTAG
- the LOC142614192 gene encoding uncharacterized protein LOC142614192: MHYLSWLLIIGTTVLLQALGAALVVVPRSNCYVLDNSGHILDFSGWVGQLFQYEGKDSDLVVRFCKDVESRSQKGYVDFGRFDKLNYFVTGLGIVDFVQDFFNGDLMN; the protein is encoded by the exons ATGCATTATCTTTCTTGGTTACTCATAATCGGCACAA CTGTTCTTTTACAGGCACTCGGGGCTGCCTTGGTTGTGGTACCGCGTTCCAATTGCTACGTTCTTGATAACTCTGGTCACATTCTCGATTTC AGTGGCTGGGTTGGGCAGCTTTTTCAATATGAAGGGAAG GACTCTGACTTGGTGGTTCGATTTTGCAAAGATGTGGAGAGTAGATCACAAAAG GGATATGTAGATTTTGGCCGATTTGATAAGCTCAACTACTTCGTTACTGGTTTGGGGATAGTTGACTTTGTTCAA GACTTTTTCAATGGCGACCTGATGAATTGA
- the LOC142613322 gene encoding phloretin 4'-O-glucosyltransferase-like isoform X2, translating into MEQQQPHFLLVTYPAQGHINPALQFANRLIHLGGGGRRVHVTFAITINAHRCMIKSPSPDGLSFATFSDGYDDGFKPEDKIQEYLDQLKRNGTKALTELIVSNANQGRPFTCLVYTLLIPWVAEVARELHLPSTLFWIQTAMVFDIYYYYYNGFADVIGNCNNDPSHSIQLPGLPLLTSHELPSFMLASNTYDYLLPIFQADIEALEKLSKPRVLVNTFDALEIEALKAIEKLNLVAVGPLIPSTYLDEKDQSNGSKDYMEWLNSKPESSVIYVSFGSMSVLMKQQMEEIARGLLDCGRPFLWVIRAKENGEEEKLSCKKELEEKGVPMVAFPQWTDQGTNAKLIEDVLKTGVKVTTNNNGIVVGDEIKRCLELVAGDGERGKEMRRNAMKWKELAREAVNQGGSSYSNLKAFVDECCG; encoded by the exons ATGGAGCAGCAACAGCCTCACTTCCTTCTCGTGACATATCCCGCACAAGGCCACATCAACCCAGCCCTCCAATTTGCCAACCGCCTTATTCActtaggaggaggaggaagaagagtGCATGTCACCTTTGCCATCACCATTAATGCCCACCGTTGCATGATCAAAAGCCCTTCTCCTGATGGCTTGTCATTTGCCACCTTCTCCGATGGCTACGATGACGGTTTCAAACCTGAGGACAAGATACAGGAGTACTTGGATCAACTCAAGCGCAATGGCACCAAAGCTCTAACTGAACTCATTGTGTCCAACGCCAACCAGGGACGTCCCTTCACCTGCTTGGTCTACACTTTGCTTATACCTTGGGTTGCTGAAGTGGCTCGTGAGCTTCACCTTCCTTCCACTCTTTTTTGGATTCAGACTGCCATGGTTTTCGACatttactactactactacaatGGTTTTGCTGATGTTATTGGGAACTGCAACAATGACCCATCGCATTCGATACAGTTACCGGGTTTGCCATTACTCACTAGCCATGAACTACCCTCTTTCATGCTTGCTTCAAACACTTATGATTATCTTCTCCCAATATTTCAAGCCGACATTGAGGCCCTTGAAAAGTTGAGCAAACCAAGAGTTCTAGTGAATACATTTGATGCACTAGAGATTGAGGCCTTAAAAGCGATCGAAAAACTTAATTTGGTTGCAGTTGGTCCTCTAATTCCATCTACTTATTTGGATGAAAAAGATCAATCGAATGGCTCCAAGGATTATATGGAATGGCTCAACTCTAAGCCTGAATCATCAGTGATTTATGTTTCATTTGGGAGTATGTCAGTGTTAATGAAGCAACAAATGGAGGAAATTGCACGCGGATTGTTAGATTGTGGGCGGCCCTTCTTGTGGGTCATAAGAGCTAAGGAAAATGGAGAAGAAGAGAAGTTGAGTTGCAAAAAGGAATTGGAAGAAAAAG GGGTGCCAATGGTAGCTTTTCCACAATGGACAGATCAAGGGACGAATGCGAAGTTGATTGAAGATGTGTTGAAGACGGGTGTGAAGGTGACAACAAATAATAATGGGATTGTAGTAGGTGATGAAATTAAGAGGTGCTTGGAATTGGTCGCGGGAGAtggagagagagggaaagaaatGAGAAGGAATGCCATGAAATGGAAGGAGTTGGCTAGGGAGGCTGTCAACCAAGGTGGCTCTTCCTATAGTAATCTTAAGGCTTTTGTGGATGAGTGTTGTGGTTAG